In Sphingomonas sp. SORGH_AS_0950, the following are encoded in one genomic region:
- a CDS encoding AraC family transcriptional regulator, whose protein sequence is MEERSGSTTNFAYRTYDAGSHILPHFHTAPSLTIVLGGGYEETIGGRSGMETRGSALVCPAGIPHAQQFGARGARKIIVTPSGDLLDYLMGTMPFQSAPVARSTVIDRLAARMDTERHTNDSFSRGAIEGLIWQASAELGRGLAGASVPASTIVRRALALIDSADGEPLSVADIARYVDCHPATLTRAFRREHGCTPAAYQRDVRVRRAASMIRTTILPIAVIATSCGFCDQAHLARSFRAVLGCSPSEYRQRA, encoded by the coding sequence ATGGAAGAACGGTCAGGCTCCACGACAAACTTCGCCTACCGGACCTATGACGCCGGTAGCCATATCCTACCGCATTTCCATACCGCCCCGAGCCTGACGATCGTCCTGGGCGGCGGCTATGAAGAGACGATCGGTGGCCGATCCGGGATGGAGACGCGGGGTAGCGCGCTCGTCTGCCCCGCCGGCATCCCTCATGCCCAGCAGTTCGGTGCACGGGGCGCGCGCAAGATCATTGTCACCCCCTCCGGCGATCTGCTCGACTATCTTATGGGCACGATGCCGTTCCAGTCGGCGCCGGTCGCCCGCTCGACGGTGATCGACAGGCTGGCGGCACGCATGGATACGGAGCGGCACACAAACGATAGTTTTTCCCGTGGCGCGATCGAGGGCCTGATCTGGCAAGCCTCGGCCGAGCTGGGGCGAGGCCTTGCCGGCGCATCGGTGCCGGCCTCGACGATCGTTCGCCGTGCGCTGGCGCTGATCGATTCGGCGGACGGCGAACCGCTGTCGGTGGCGGATATCGCGCGGTACGTCGATTGCCATCCGGCGACGCTGACCCGCGCCTTCCGCCGGGAGCATGGCTGCACGCCCGCCGCCTATCAGCGCGATGTGCGCGTGAGGAGGGCGGCCAGCATGATCCGGACGACAATACTGCCGATCGCGGTCATCGCGACGAGCTGCGGCTTTTGCGACCAGGCGCACCTCGCCCGATCCTTCCGGGCGGTGCTGGGCTGCTCCCCTTCCGAATATCGCCAGCGCGCGTAA
- a CDS encoding TonB-dependent siderophore receptor yields the protein MAYRSTLLASACLLSLSAMPATAQIAPVGVAPDEVAETEAAKPPALGDIVVTGSRVGRSRLETLAPVDVIGASTLTRQGTPELGAALANVAPSITFPRPAITDGTDSVRPATLRGLAPDQTLVLLNGVRQHSSALVNVNGSIGRGSSAVDLNTIPVIALDTVEVLRDGASAQYGSDAIAGVVNLRLREARSGGGITSSIGVYSTDVKTARIPNGYHRNDGANYSVAGWQGFGIGAEGFVTVSAEYIKREPTSRGDLDPRVTTPRITSRFGDPEVESEAVVINAGIPLTSDLDLYGLGAYQHRYSESAGFPRLENNINNTNIATGRPIVPGGFLPLIGTTIDDFTVGGGIKGDVSGFNVNANVTYGKNRLHFSTLNSLNGSLGASSPRNFDSGALSYDQLTAGLDVVRPIEIGLDKPLALAFGAQFRREGYAIEAGELNSYVYGPDRGGGRAAGAQLFPGFRPSNEVDRHRNSYSLYADLDAPLFTGFDIDVAGRYEHYADFGSTATGKVAARYDFAPAFAIRGAVSTGFRAPSLQQQFFTSTAINFLVINGVSTPVDVVTFPVADPVARALGSQPLKPEKSTNLSAGFVFHTGGFELTVDAYHIKIRDRIVLSENILGSAPGTPGASATAVAIYNLLNSTGSTQTYGGGRFFINGVDTTTKGVDIVARYRFDTNGLGRFDLNAAINLNDTKIDKLPTTNQLSSLPVPPALFARVNQLTFEKGTPRQKYVLGTDWSNAGPFSATARLNIYGSVLVPQTSAALDYETGTHALLDLEGRFKAGDHFTFALGAQNLLDAYPDQTPAAVNSTGAIAYSSYSPFGFNGRYVYARVGITW from the coding sequence ATGGCATATCGTTCGACGCTGCTCGCCTCGGCTTGTTTGCTTTCGCTGTCTGCGATGCCTGCAACCGCTCAGATTGCACCCGTGGGTGTAGCCCCGGACGAGGTCGCTGAAACCGAAGCCGCCAAGCCGCCCGCGCTCGGCGACATCGTTGTCACCGGATCGCGCGTTGGTCGCAGCCGCCTCGAGACCCTGGCGCCGGTTGACGTCATCGGCGCGTCCACGTTGACACGTCAGGGCACGCCGGAACTCGGCGCTGCGCTGGCCAATGTCGCACCTTCCATCACATTTCCGAGACCTGCGATTACCGACGGAACGGACAGCGTTCGTCCCGCGACGCTTCGTGGTCTTGCACCCGATCAGACGCTGGTGCTCTTGAATGGGGTGCGACAGCATTCCTCGGCGCTGGTCAACGTCAACGGTTCGATCGGCCGAGGATCCTCGGCCGTCGACCTCAACACCATTCCGGTCATTGCCCTTGATACCGTCGAGGTGCTTCGGGATGGCGCCTCGGCGCAATATGGCTCGGACGCCATTGCGGGCGTCGTCAACCTGCGGCTGCGCGAAGCGCGATCAGGGGGCGGTATCACCTCCAGCATTGGCGTCTATTCGACCGACGTGAAGACCGCGCGCATCCCGAACGGCTATCACCGCAATGACGGCGCCAACTATAGCGTAGCGGGGTGGCAGGGCTTCGGCATCGGGGCGGAGGGCTTCGTCACGGTTTCGGCCGAGTACATCAAGCGCGAGCCGACCAGTCGCGGCGATCTGGATCCGCGGGTGACCACGCCGCGCATCACGTCGCGCTTTGGAGACCCGGAAGTCGAGAGCGAGGCTGTCGTCATCAATGCCGGCATTCCGCTGACGTCCGATCTCGATCTCTATGGGCTCGGCGCATACCAGCATCGCTATTCGGAGTCCGCCGGCTTTCCGCGGCTCGAGAACAACATCAACAACACGAACATCGCGACTGGCCGACCGATCGTCCCGGGCGGGTTTCTGCCACTCATCGGCACGACAATCGACGATTTCACCGTGGGCGGCGGCATCAAGGGTGACGTGTCCGGGTTCAACGTCAACGCCAACGTGACCTATGGCAAGAACCGTCTCCACTTCTCGACGCTCAACTCCCTCAACGGCTCGCTCGGGGCCTCATCTCCCCGCAACTTCGATTCCGGAGCCTTGTCTTACGATCAGCTCACTGCAGGGCTGGATGTGGTCAGGCCGATCGAGATCGGGCTCGACAAGCCGCTCGCGCTGGCGTTCGGCGCGCAATTCCGCCGCGAAGGCTATGCGATCGAGGCCGGTGAACTGAACTCATATGTGTATGGCCCTGATCGTGGCGGCGGTCGCGCCGCCGGCGCGCAGCTTTTCCCGGGTTTCCGTCCAAGCAATGAAGTCGACCGGCATCGTAACAGCTACAGCCTGTATGCCGATCTCGATGCACCGCTGTTCACCGGCTTCGATATCGATGTCGCCGGACGGTACGAGCATTATGCCGATTTCGGATCGACCGCGACCGGCAAGGTCGCGGCACGCTATGACTTCGCTCCCGCATTCGCGATCCGCGGCGCCGTTTCGACCGGCTTCCGCGCGCCGAGCCTGCAGCAACAATTCTTCACGTCGACCGCGATCAACTTCCTCGTCATCAACGGAGTCAGCACACCGGTTGACGTGGTGACCTTCCCCGTGGCTGATCCGGTTGCGCGAGCGCTGGGCTCGCAGCCTCTGAAGCCCGAAAAGTCGACCAACCTGTCGGCGGGCTTCGTCTTCCACACCGGCGGCTTCGAACTGACCGTCGATGCCTATCACATCAAGATCAGGGACCGCATCGTCCTGTCCGAAAACATCCTTGGTTCGGCGCCGGGCACGCCGGGGGCGTCTGCGACCGCGGTCGCGATCTACAACCTCCTCAACTCGACCGGATCGACCCAGACCTATGGCGGGGGGCGTTTCTTCATTAACGGCGTCGACACCACGACCAAGGGTGTGGACATCGTCGCGCGCTATCGGTTTGATACCAATGGCTTGGGGCGCTTCGATCTCAACGCCGCGATCAACCTTAACGACACCAAGATCGACAAGCTGCCAACAACCAACCAGCTGTCGTCGCTGCCGGTCCCGCCGGCGCTCTTCGCCCGGGTCAACCAGTTGACATTCGAGAAGGGAACGCCCCGGCAGAAATATGTCCTTGGCACCGATTGGTCGAACGCCGGGCCGTTCTCCGCGACCGCCCGGTTGAATATCTATGGCTCGGTGTTGGTACCGCAGACGTCCGCGGCGCTCGACTATGAGACGGGAACGCATGCGCTGCTCGATCTGGAAGGCCGCTTCAAGGCGGGCGACCATTTCACTTTCGCGCTCGGTGCCCAGAACCTGCTCGATGCCTATCCCGATCAGACACCGGCCGCCGTGAACTCCACCGGGGCCATCGCCTATTCCAGCTATTCGCCCTTCGGCTTCAATGGCCGGTATGTCTACGCCCGGGTCGGGATCACATGGTGA
- a CDS encoding NADP-dependent oxidoreductase yields MADRTNQRILLASRPDGEPQARNFEVSTASVPEPGHGQLLLQILYLSLDPYMRGRMSAAKSYAAPVEIGEVMEGGTVARVIASRHPDYTEGDIVLSHSGWQSFALSDGVGLRKLDPKAAPITTALGVLGMPGFTAYAGLLNIGRPQIGETVVVAAASGAVGSAVGQIARIKGARAVGIAGGPEKCAFVRDELGFDAAIDHRAPDFAEQLAAACSNGIDVYFENVGGAVWDAVFPLLNSFARVPVCGLIAHYNDRPGAAGPRDRLPTLMRDVLSKSLTIRGFIQREFADQRPGFYRQAAEWIADGRLRYREDVVDGLENAPSAFIDLLRGRNFGKLIVRISADQ; encoded by the coding sequence ATGGCCGACCGCACAAACCAGCGCATCCTCCTCGCCTCACGTCCAGACGGAGAGCCGCAGGCACGGAATTTCGAGGTCAGCACGGCCAGCGTCCCCGAGCCGGGACACGGACAGCTACTCCTGCAAATCCTTTATCTGTCGCTCGATCCATATATGCGGGGACGGATGAGCGCCGCCAAGTCCTACGCCGCCCCCGTTGAGATCGGCGAGGTCATGGAGGGCGGAACCGTCGCGCGCGTCATCGCCTCTCGCCATCCTGATTACACCGAGGGGGATATCGTCTTGTCGCATTCCGGTTGGCAAAGCTTTGCGCTCTCCGATGGCGTCGGCCTGCGCAAGCTCGACCCTAAAGCCGCGCCCATCACCACGGCGCTCGGCGTCCTTGGGATGCCAGGCTTCACGGCGTATGCCGGTCTTCTCAATATCGGCCGTCCGCAAATCGGTGAGACGGTCGTCGTCGCGGCTGCAAGTGGGGCCGTCGGGTCTGCCGTCGGGCAGATCGCCCGTATCAAGGGTGCGCGGGCGGTGGGGATCGCCGGTGGTCCCGAGAAATGCGCGTTCGTCCGTGACGAACTCGGCTTCGATGCTGCGATCGATCACCGCGCTCCGGACTTTGCCGAACAACTGGCCGCTGCCTGCTCGAACGGCATCGACGTCTATTTCGAGAATGTAGGCGGGGCGGTCTGGGATGCGGTCTTCCCGCTGCTTAATTCGTTCGCCAGAGTGCCGGTGTGCGGCCTGATCGCCCATTACAATGATCGCCCCGGTGCCGCTGGTCCCCGTGACCGACTGCCGACGCTGATGCGGGATGTTTTGAGCAAGAGCCTGACGATCCGCGGCTTCATTCAGCGCGAGTTCGCTGATCAACGGCCTGGTTTCTATCGACAAGCAGCGGAATGGATTGCCGACGGGCGTCTTCGCTACCGCGAAGACGTGGTGGACGGGCTGGAAAACGCGCCCTCGGCCTTTATCGACCTGCTGCGGGGGCGAAATTTCGGTAAGTTGATCGTTCGTATTTCCGCCGATCAATAG
- a CDS encoding S41 family peptidase: protein MIAGTGRPAFLTDRRVRSALLMMADAPIAARYFAEEIGDIDEALAATRSRDAKTALAGARAFFSRQTAAIGWQRCDLSWVWREQRVWSPSNCNRLLPAGYAGGYSAGLPRNAYSDPNPAAALSSASTVRQFYGSWTGPAYIIVDKRSYSSAEMFAAVMQDNRIGKLVGDRTGGDGCGFMTEDAPIVLHHSRLRFRVPNCMRLRADGTNEEAGVMPDLPVLPTEGESDRARGERALRTIASDAVLASQKPS from the coding sequence ATGATAGCGGGGACTGGACGCCCCGCCTTCCTGACCGACCGCCGCGTGCGATCCGCGCTCCTGATGATGGCCGACGCACCGATCGCCGCGCGCTATTTCGCGGAAGAGATTGGCGACATCGATGAAGCGCTCGCAGCCACCCGGTCGCGTGATGCCAAGACCGCGCTGGCCGGTGCGCGTGCCTTTTTCTCGCGGCAGACCGCCGCGATCGGTTGGCAGCGCTGCGACCTGTCATGGGTCTGGCGGGAGCAGCGGGTCTGGTCGCCGTCGAACTGCAACCGACTGTTGCCCGCCGGCTATGCCGGGGGCTATTCCGCCGGTTTGCCCCGCAACGCCTATAGCGACCCCAACCCAGCGGCCGCGCTGTCCTCGGCCTCGACCGTTCGGCAATTCTACGGCAGTTGGACAGGCCCAGCCTATATCATCGTCGACAAGCGGTCCTATTCGTCCGCCGAGATGTTCGCGGCCGTGATGCAGGACAATCGGATCGGCAAGCTTGTCGGCGACCGGACGGGCGGTGACGGGTGCGGCTTCATGACGGAGGACGCCCCGATCGTCCTCCACCACTCGCGTCTACGCTTCCGCGTGCCGAACTGCATGAGGCTAAGGGCGGACGGCACGAACGAGGAGGCGGGCGTCATGCCCGACCTGCCTGTACTGCCGACCGAGGGTGAAAGTGACCGGGCACGCGGCGAGCGAGCCTTGCGAACCATCGCCAGCGATGCCGTCCTCGCTTCTCAAAAACCCAGCTAG
- a CDS encoding MurR/RpiR family transcriptional regulator, translated as MNNPLQDRIIEAFDGMSGQLQVAARFMLDRPREVALLSMREMARQADVKPATMTRLAKYLGFDGYDAFRDVYAAAMRDGGLGFSRRADEQVEKQKLDGDQALAAQMAVSTAAQLKNLTGIATLDQFTAAAATLSDARRIYCLGMRSSFPVAWHFHYILSLVQDDVHLLDGSGATGIDMLRYMSADDVLLAVSVQPYTRASVEIVDHAVARGLKVIAITDSPVAPVAEAACQLIRIETASPSFLHTMTPALAAAEILAALVTGRGGEKALAALRRTEGQLAAFDTHLDNKRRRKSL; from the coding sequence ATGAATAACCCTTTGCAGGATCGTATCATCGAGGCGTTCGATGGCATGTCGGGCCAGCTTCAAGTGGCGGCCCGGTTCATGCTCGACCGCCCCCGCGAGGTCGCGTTGCTGTCGATGCGGGAAATGGCCCGGCAGGCCGATGTGAAACCAGCGACCATGACGCGGCTTGCCAAATATCTGGGCTTCGACGGATACGACGCCTTTCGCGACGTCTATGCTGCGGCCATGCGCGACGGCGGGCTGGGATTCTCTCGCCGCGCCGACGAACAGGTCGAGAAGCAGAAACTCGATGGCGACCAGGCTCTCGCAGCGCAAATGGCGGTCAGCACCGCGGCCCAGCTGAAAAACCTGACCGGTATAGCAACCCTTGACCAGTTCACCGCTGCAGCCGCTACGCTATCGGACGCAAGGCGGATCTATTGCCTGGGCATGCGGTCGTCCTTCCCTGTCGCTTGGCATTTCCACTATATTCTGTCGCTGGTGCAGGACGATGTGCATCTGCTGGATGGCAGCGGTGCCACTGGCATCGACATGCTCCGGTACATGTCCGCAGACGACGTGCTCCTGGCGGTCAGCGTGCAGCCCTACACCCGCGCCAGCGTCGAGATCGTCGATCATGCCGTGGCGCGGGGCCTGAAGGTCATCGCCATCACCGATAGCCCGGTCGCGCCCGTTGCAGAGGCCGCCTGTCAACTGATCCGCATCGAGACCGCAAGTCCGTCCTTTCTACACACGATGACGCCGGCATTGGCAGCAGCAGAGATTCTCGCCGCGCTGGTGACGGGACGGGGTGGCGAGAAAGCCCTCGCAGCCCTGCGACGAACCGAAGGACAGCTTGCTGCCTTCGACACCCATCTCGACAACAAAAGGCGCCGCAAGTCGCTATGA
- a CDS encoding CPBP family intramembrane glutamic endopeptidase, translating to MFNLASRPARVLILVALLVAIFAPVSIPYRILVLAAAAAGLIYAETGGLAALGLRRRRWRDTAGWAVLLAISSILIGEFVQPAIAQLLGTPIDYSAYGALAGNADAATRLLIFALTSAAIGEEIVFRGFLVRQLTELLGERAWRSPLVVAISALVFGAAHGPQGSVGIITTGIVGALYAAAYLRNGRNLWALMLAHACTDSYGIAMLYFGRYA from the coding sequence GTGTTTAATCTCGCCTCCCGGCCTGCCCGCGTCCTTATCCTGGTGGCTTTGCTAGTTGCGATCTTTGCTCCTGTCAGCATTCCATACCGCATCCTCGTGTTGGCAGCGGCAGCAGCCGGACTGATCTATGCTGAGACGGGAGGCTTGGCCGCGCTCGGCCTGCGGCGCCGTCGCTGGCGGGATACAGCAGGCTGGGCAGTGTTGCTGGCGATCAGCAGCATCCTTATCGGTGAATTCGTGCAGCCGGCCATTGCGCAGTTGCTAGGTACCCCGATCGACTACAGCGCGTATGGCGCGCTGGCGGGCAACGCCGATGCGGCGACGCGCCTGCTGATTTTTGCGCTCACCAGCGCCGCTATCGGTGAAGAGATCGTATTTCGCGGTTTCCTGGTGAGGCAGCTGACAGAGCTCCTGGGCGAAAGAGCCTGGCGTAGCCCATTGGTGGTGGCGATCAGTGCCTTGGTCTTTGGGGCCGCCCACGGGCCGCAGGGCTCCGTCGGAATCATCACTACCGGCATCGTCGGCGCCTTGTATGCGGCAGCGTACTTACGAAATGGGCGCAATCTATGGGCGCTGATGCTGGCGCATGCCTGCACGGATAGTTACGGCATCGCAATGCTCTATTTCGGGCGATACGCCTAG
- a CDS encoding nucleoside deaminase: MDQDETMMGMALDEARSALAEGYLPVGAVLASDGTLLGRGRKGMESNHLDHAEMVVFRQVFSGDYRYTRADPISLYTTLEPCIMCWGTLRHLPIRRLVYAMSDPYGGCAAAEVTPTPPRHLSRPLEVIAGVRQREARELFRRFLDTTTESFWINGGASEFVAQVRCD; this comes from the coding sequence ATGGATCAAGATGAAACGATGATGGGGATGGCATTAGATGAAGCCCGCTCAGCCTTGGCTGAGGGCTATCTGCCTGTTGGCGCTGTCCTAGCATCAGATGGGACGCTCCTCGGGCGTGGACGTAAAGGGATGGAATCGAACCACCTCGATCACGCTGAAATGGTTGTTTTTCGTCAGGTATTCTCTGGCGACTACCGCTACACGCGCGCTGACCCGATCAGTCTCTACACGACGCTTGAGCCCTGCATCATGTGTTGGGGGACTTTACGGCATCTACCTATCCGGCGCTTGGTTTACGCTATGTCCGATCCCTATGGCGGATGCGCTGCGGCTGAGGTGACACCAACACCGCCACGCCATTTATCCCGACCGCTGGAAGTCATTGCCGGGGTCCGGCAGCGGGAGGCGCGTGAGCTGTTTCGACGCTTTCTCGATACGACTACAGAGAGTTTTTGGATAAATGGCGGCGCGTCGGAGTTTGTTGCTCAGGTACGGTGCGACTGA
- a CDS encoding arylsulfatase, with product MDHTAVMRITLIHALRSSPPPIEDAFARLWPRAELRSLLDDGLSAELSRTGLLDDRMTERFLALGRYAAADRPDAILFTCSAFGPCIDAVRAEVAPIPVRKPNDAMIAQAARIGGRVALVAWFAPTLASMPAEFPDGVEIVPVFVEGAQAAHLAGDYTEHDRLVAEAVAAIDVDVVALAQFSIARSAPEIRKRTSKPVLTTPDMAVIELRDTLIHAA from the coding sequence GTGGATCATACCGCCGTCATGCGAATCACTTTGATCCATGCTCTACGATCGTCTCCACCCCCGATCGAAGATGCGTTCGCCCGCCTCTGGCCGCGGGCCGAGTTGCGGTCCTTGCTGGATGATGGCCTGTCCGCCGAACTGTCGCGGACGGGGTTGCTTGATGATCGTATGACCGAGCGGTTCCTCGCACTGGGCCGATATGCGGCGGCCGATCGACCCGATGCGATCCTGTTCACATGCTCCGCGTTCGGGCCCTGTATTGATGCGGTGCGGGCAGAGGTGGCGCCGATACCGGTACGCAAGCCCAACGATGCCATGATCGCTCAAGCAGCTCGCATAGGAGGTCGGGTAGCGCTGGTGGCCTGGTTTGCACCGACGCTTGCGTCCATGCCGGCAGAGTTTCCGGATGGCGTCGAGATCGTCCCGGTGTTTGTGGAAGGTGCGCAAGCGGCTCACCTTGCTGGTGACTATACCGAGCATGATCGCCTTGTCGCCGAAGCTGTGGCCGCGATCGATGTTGACGTGGTGGCGTTGGCGCAGTTCAGTATTGCCAGGTCAGCCCCGGAGATCCGAAAGCGTACCTCAAAGCCGGTACTGACCACACCGGATATGGCCGTCATCGAATTGCGAGACACCCTAATCCACGCAGCTTGA
- a CDS encoding S41 family peptidase gives MRIIPLLVLNLFATALSAAAPFDRAAWQQDYAQLKGELLDRYVNLAWKASGADGVDLPALDRKTMAALASASNDTEAANAIRAFIAGFHDGHLSELPYLAIASTPATEPDKATLDPVEPIAGCAALGYASTGPVAFSLPLESLPGFRLMSDGLGSTFRSGLVMRSKVTIGVVRIQNFRARAFPMACLHAWADLRQAGTPITPDAVRDATRLRWFKDIAAVIGTLRRAGATTLVIDIGNDSGGDDSGDWTPRLLTDHPVRSARLMMADAPIAARYFAEEIGDIDEAFSAARSRDAKTALADARAFFYRQTAAIGRHRCDLSWVWREQRKWSPSNCNRLLPAGYAGGYSPGLPGDVYSDANAAAALSSAATVRQFYGSWTGATYVIADKRSYSSAEMFAAVMQDNRIAKLVGDRTGGDGCGFMTEDDPIVLHHSRLRFRVPNCMRLRADGTNEEAGMAPDLPVLPTEGESDRARGERALRTIASDAALASQKPS, from the coding sequence ATGCGCATCATCCCGCTGCTCGTCCTGAACCTGTTCGCCACCGCCCTATCCGCTGCCGCCCCTTTCGACCGGGCGGCGTGGCAACAGGACTATGCCCAGCTCAAGGGCGAACTGCTCGACCGCTACGTCAACCTTGCCTGGAAAGCGTCCGGCGCCGACGGGGTCGACCTGCCCGCCCTCGATCGCAAGACGATGGCCGCACTGGCTTCCGCCAGCAACGACACGGAGGCGGCGAACGCCATCCGCGCCTTCATCGCCGGTTTCCATGACGGGCATTTGTCCGAACTGCCCTATCTCGCCATCGCCTCGACGCCCGCCACCGAACCGGACAAGGCCACGCTCGATCCAGTCGAGCCGATCGCAGGGTGCGCGGCGCTAGGTTATGCCTCGACCGGACCGGTCGCCTTCTCGTTGCCGCTGGAAAGCCTTCCCGGCTTCCGGCTGATGTCGGACGGGCTCGGCTCGACCTTCCGAAGCGGCCTCGTCATGCGATCGAAGGTCACGATCGGCGTCGTCCGCATCCAGAACTTCCGCGCCCGCGCTTTTCCCATGGCCTGTCTCCACGCTTGGGCCGACTTGCGGCAGGCGGGCACTCCGATCACGCCGGACGCGGTTCGCGATGCCACGCGCTTGCGATGGTTCAAGGACATAGCGGCTGTGATCGGGACGCTGCGCCGGGCCGGAGCGACGACCCTGGTGATCGACATCGGCAATGACAGCGGCGGTGACGATAGCGGCGACTGGACGCCCCGCCTCCTGACCGACCACCCGGTGCGATCCGCCCGCCTGATGATGGCGGACGCACCGATCGCCGCGCGCTATTTCGCGGAAGAGATCGGCGACATCGATGAAGCGTTCTCGGCCGCCCGGTCGCGCGATGCCAAGACCGCGCTAGCCGATGCGCGCGCCTTCTTCTACCGCCAGACCGCCGCAATCGGTCGACATCGCTGCGACCTGTCATGGGTCTGGCGCGAGCAGCGGAAGTGGTCACCGTCGAACTGCAACCGGCTGCTGCCCGCTGGCTATGCCGGGGGCTATTCGCCCGGCCTGCCGGGCGACGTCTATAGCGACGCCAACGCAGCGGCCGCGCTGTCCTCAGCCGCGACCGTTCGACAATTCTACGGCAGTTGGACAGGGGCGACCTATGTCATCGCCGACAAGCGGTCCTATTCGTCCGCCGAGATGTTCGCGGCCGTGATGCAGGATAATCGGATCGCCAAGCTCGTCGGCGACCGGACGGGCGGTGACGGGTGCGGCTTCATGACGGAGGACGATCCGATCGTCCTCCACCACTCGCGCCTACGCTTCCGGGTGCCGAACTGCATGAGGCTAAGGGCGGACGGTACGAACGAGGAGGCGGGCATGGCGCCCGACCTGCCCGTTCTGCCGACCGAGGGCGAAAGCGACCGGGCGCGCGGCGAGCGAGCCTTGCGAACCATCGCCAGCGATGCCGCCCTCGCTTCTCAAAAGCCCAGCTAG
- a CDS encoding nucleotidyltransferase domain-containing protein encodes MVKRTGPTPAEALTIAEAVFHTRYDGAAFAYAAGSIMRGEGTYLSDIDLVVVFDRLDAARRESFTVDGVPIEAFVHDPETLAWFVSEDVARGRPSILNMIVEGKIVGPGQERAEALRAEVAARLRSGPLPFSAATLNGLRYEITDAVDDLRGDRTAQELLAIGAMLHPKLVELALRGRRRWNGTGKWAPRLLTSIDADLASRFDGAFRALFTKGDAGPVIALAEAELAPHGGTLFDGDRRDAPASWRVA; translated from the coding sequence ATGGTGAAACGAACCGGCCCCACGCCGGCGGAGGCGCTGACGATCGCCGAAGCCGTGTTCCATACCCGCTACGATGGCGCGGCCTTTGCCTATGCGGCAGGGTCAATCATGCGCGGGGAAGGCACGTACCTGTCCGACATAGACTTGGTTGTCGTGTTCGATCGCCTCGACGCCGCGCGGCGGGAGTCCTTCACCGTCGATGGCGTGCCGATCGAGGCGTTTGTTCACGACCCCGAAACGCTGGCATGGTTCGTCAGCGAGGACGTGGCGCGGGGCCGCCCCAGCATCCTCAATATGATTGTAGAAGGTAAGATAGTCGGTCCTGGTCAGGAGCGGGCTGAAGCTCTGCGCGCTGAAGTAGCGGCTCGGTTAAGGAGCGGACCGCTGCCGTTTTCAGCCGCAACGTTGAACGGGCTACGATATGAGATCACGGACGCGGTGGACGATCTTCGCGGCGATCGAACGGCGCAGGAACTGTTGGCGATAGGAGCCATGCTCCATCCCAAGCTCGTGGAACTCGCCCTGCGTGGCCGTCGCCGTTGGAACGGGACGGGCAAATGGGCTCCACGCCTGCTGACGAGTATCGATGCCGATCTTGCGAGCCGGTTCGACGGTGCTTTTCGAGCGCTGTTCACAAAGGGCGATGCTGGTCCCGTGATTGCTCTTGCGGAAGCCGAACTAGCTCCACACGGCGGCACGCTCTTTGACGGGGATCGTCGGGATGCGCCTGCATCATGGCGTGTCGCTTAG